A genomic segment from Saccharicrinis carchari encodes:
- a CDS encoding lysylphosphatidylglycerol synthase transmembrane domain-containing protein, with product MSFIKDHSKAIKLLAKIVLSVSALYYVFSKIDVGQTFNAMRSINVWLLFLSIFIYALSQVVSAFRLNVFYKYVPVKISSVVNLKLYWLGMFYNLFLPGGVGGDGYKVFLIRKYYNASLKRLVGTVLADRLSGLAIILVYLCALVYFIDYDLGKNAVPEDGIKWVHDMLVWINPYLNYFIILIPFIALGYYLYLWTFSRHLTASAWRVLLLSIIIQGLQMVSAIMILKSMGTELAGRQNDYLFLFLLSSIMSAIPISLGGLGLREVTFMFGSQYLGLNQDHAIALSILFYFISLLVSAFGAYYAYRTSSIFQKKSVV from the coding sequence TTGTCGTTTATTAAAGATCACTCCAAAGCTATAAAACTGTTGGCCAAAATAGTTTTATCCGTAAGTGCATTGTATTATGTATTCTCAAAAATTGATGTTGGACAAACTTTTAATGCCATGCGAAGTATCAATGTATGGCTTTTATTCCTTTCAATTTTTATTTATGCGCTCTCGCAAGTGGTTTCAGCTTTCAGGTTAAATGTATTTTATAAATATGTTCCGGTAAAAATAAGTTCAGTCGTCAACCTTAAACTATATTGGTTGGGGATGTTTTATAATTTGTTTCTGCCCGGGGGAGTGGGAGGCGATGGGTATAAGGTTTTTTTGATACGTAAATACTATAACGCATCATTAAAGCGACTGGTTGGCACCGTATTGGCCGATAGGTTGAGTGGATTGGCTATTATTCTGGTGTATCTGTGTGCATTGGTGTATTTTATTGATTACGATTTAGGCAAAAATGCAGTTCCGGAAGATGGGATTAAGTGGGTTCACGATATGTTGGTTTGGATCAATCCATACCTAAATTACTTCATTATTTTAATACCCTTTATTGCATTGGGGTATTATTTATATCTATGGACTTTTAGTCGTCATTTAACCGCATCTGCATGGCGGGTTTTATTACTTTCTATAATAATACAGGGTTTGCAAATGGTTTCGGCAATTATGATATTAAAATCAATGGGCACCGAATTGGCAGGTAGACAGAATGACTATTTATTTTTGTTTTTATTGTCGAGTATAATGTCTGCCATTCCTATTTCGTTGGGAGGGTTGGGATTAAGGGAGGTTACCTTTATGTTTGGTTCTCAATATTTGGGTTTAAACCAGGATCATGCGATTGCATTAAGTATATTATTTTATTTTATATCGTTATTGGTATCGGCATTTGGGGCTTATTATGCCTATCGCACAAGTAGTATATTTCAAAAAAAATCAGTTGTGTAA
- a CDS encoding M20 metallopeptidase family protein, giving the protein MDLKQSIKQLTKKYYPEIIEVRRHIHENPELSFQEFNTSKYICAKLDEYGIPYKGGYVKTGIVGVIKGKNPDKKVIALRADMDALPINESEDNQVRSRNKGVMHACGHDAHSASLLGTARILNELKEQWEGTVLLIFQPGEESFPGGAKLMMEEGALDNPKPDIIIGQHVLPDMATGHVGFKEGMYMASGDEVYLTVSGKGGHAAMPHTLTDTVLIASHIIVALQQVVSRIVPANIPTVLSFGKVIANGATNIIPEKVEIAGTLRTMNEEWRGKLKVQIQKIAAEVAASMGATCKVMINDGYPVVTNEAKVTARAFEAAQKYLGQERVHKMDIRMTAEDFGYYTQTYPCTFYRFGVKQPEDVHTGGLHTPGFNLNESSLETSVGLMAYIALILLEGSNE; this is encoded by the coding sequence ATGGATTTAAAACAAAGTATAAAGCAACTAACCAAAAAATATTACCCCGAGATAATTGAAGTACGTCGTCATATACATGAAAACCCGGAACTCTCGTTTCAGGAGTTTAATACCTCAAAATACATCTGTGCTAAGTTAGATGAATATGGTATTCCGTATAAAGGGGGCTATGTAAAAACGGGTATTGTAGGGGTGATAAAAGGTAAAAATCCGGACAAAAAAGTAATTGCGCTACGTGCCGACATGGATGCCCTGCCCATTAATGAAAGTGAGGATAATCAGGTAAGATCGCGCAATAAAGGCGTGATGCACGCCTGTGGTCACGATGCGCATTCAGCATCTTTATTAGGCACGGCCAGGATACTGAATGAGCTAAAAGAACAATGGGAAGGGACGGTGCTGCTAATATTTCAGCCGGGTGAGGAATCTTTTCCCGGCGGTGCCAAGCTAATGATGGAAGAGGGAGCCCTGGATAATCCGAAACCGGATATTATTATCGGTCAGCATGTGCTGCCTGATATGGCAACAGGCCACGTTGGCTTTAAGGAAGGCATGTATATGGCATCAGGCGACGAGGTTTATCTTACCGTCAGTGGCAAGGGAGGACACGCTGCAATGCCCCACACCTTAACCGACACTGTGCTAATTGCCTCGCATATTATTGTTGCCTTACAGCAGGTGGTTAGCCGCATTGTTCCGGCCAATATTCCTACGGTTTTATCCTTTGGAAAAGTAATTGCAAACGGTGCCACCAATATTATCCCCGAAAAGGTGGAGATAGCAGGTACCTTGCGCACTATGAATGAAGAATGGCGGGGTAAATTGAAAGTGCAAATACAAAAAATAGCTGCCGAGGTGGCGGCAAGTATGGGTGCCACCTGCAAGGTAATGATCAACGATGGCTATCCGGTGGTAACCAATGAGGCAAAAGTAACGGCAAGAGCTTTTGAAGCAGCTCAGAAGTATTTGGGGCAGGAGCGTGTGCATAAAATGGATATACGCATGACGGCCGAAGATTTTGGTTATTATACGCAGACCTACCCATGTACTTTTTATCGCTTTGGCGTTAAGCAGCCGGAGGATGTACATACGGGAGGCTTGCACACGCCGGGTTTCAACCTTAACGAATCGTCGTTGGAAACATCGGTGGGATTAATGGCCTATATTGCATTGATCTTGTTGGAAGGCAGTAATGAATAG
- a CDS encoding DUF362 domain-containing protein — translation MAYVINEDCIACGTCIDECPVDAISEGDIYVIDAETCTDCGSCADVCPTEAIHPA, via the coding sequence ATGGCTTACGTTATAAACGAAGATTGTATTGCATGCGGAACATGCATTGATGAGTGTCCTGTTGATGCTATTTCTGAGGGTGATATTTATGTAATTGATGCGGAAACTTGTACCGATTGTGGTAGTTGTGCCGATGTCTGTCCCACAGAAGCGATTCATCCGGCATAA
- a CDS encoding 5-formyltetrahydrofolate cyclo-ligase, whose amino-acid sequence MGILNQKKNIRARIIQAKLQLTATAIAKQSDNVRLQLEQLPQFKAAKNILCYWSLPYEIITHEFILRNHIHKNIYLPKVKGRHLTIHKFIGASSMQAGNFGIMEPVSNVLTNLDLIDFAIVPGIAFTNNGHRLGRGGGYYDKVLPKLTNAYIVGVGFDLQLLKEIPCEAHDFILDKIVIAGK is encoded by the coding sequence ATGGGTATTTTAAACCAAAAAAAAAATATTCGTGCCCGGATTATTCAAGCTAAGCTGCAATTGACCGCCACAGCAATTGCAAAGCAGTCGGATAATGTTAGGCTACAATTGGAGCAATTGCCCCAATTTAAGGCAGCCAAAAATATACTTTGTTACTGGTCGCTTCCCTACGAAATAATAACCCATGAGTTTATTTTACGAAACCATATTCACAAAAACATTTACCTGCCCAAAGTAAAGGGCAGGCATTTAACCATCCATAAATTCATTGGTGCCAGCTCCATGCAAGCGGGTAATTTTGGCATCATGGAACCGGTGAGCAATGTGCTGACTAATTTAGATTTGATAGACTTTGCCATTGTGCCGGGAATAGCTTTTACGAATAATGGGCATCGACTGGGGCGTGGTGGTGGTTATTACGATAAAGTATTGCCCAAATTAACAAATGCATACATAGTAGGTGTTGGTTTTGATTTGCAACTGCTCAAAGAGATCCCCTGCGAAGCGCACGATTTTATTTTAGACAAAATTGTTATTGCGGGCAAATAA
- the gldB gene encoding gliding motility lipoprotein GldB: MNILSNKLSWIACLLLTVIVFSCRDKTMHPDVSDIQVNFELFPIYQEIHGVDTLKIDSEISPIVNRHKDFMRAYAFKMINLGNPQAPDFPERMYDFITYPANKDIYAKSNEIFPDFKDFRRELESGFRHYKYYFPEVSIPNIYLMISGFSQSIAVDSAWVGVSIEKYLGEDCEFYEWLNIPKYLRRGMTKEKMAPDVLRAIALTNFTYNKQVDDLINNMIFKGKVRYFVHRMFPDIQDTLLFDYTPQQMHWCQEHEADMWASLVEWKHLFEEDRMTIQKYTGDAPFTANFGNNSAPRAGEFIGYKIVKAYIKNNKHISLKELMEETDGRKILAASKYRP; the protein is encoded by the coding sequence ATGAATATATTATCCAATAAACTATCGTGGATTGCATGTCTATTATTGACCGTCATCGTTTTTTCGTGCAGAGATAAAACCATGCACCCCGATGTAAGTGACATACAGGTAAATTTTGAGCTTTTTCCTATTTATCAGGAAATTCATGGGGTGGACACCTTAAAAATTGATTCCGAAATTTCACCCATCGTTAATCGTCATAAAGATTTTATGAGGGCCTACGCCTTTAAAATGATTAATTTGGGTAATCCGCAAGCACCCGATTTCCCCGAACGCATGTACGATTTCATCACCTATCCCGCCAATAAGGATATCTACGCCAAGTCCAATGAAATATTTCCTGATTTTAAAGACTTTAGGCGGGAACTGGAATCGGGCTTCAGGCATTATAAATATTATTTCCCGGAAGTAAGCATACCGAATATCTACTTGATGATTTCAGGTTTCAGCCAGTCCATTGCGGTAGATTCGGCATGGGTAGGTGTGAGTATTGAAAAATATTTAGGTGAAGATTGCGAGTTTTACGAATGGTTAAATATACCCAAATACCTGCGTAGGGGCATGACGAAGGAAAAAATGGCACCCGACGTTCTAAGAGCCATCGCTTTAACAAATTTTACCTATAACAAGCAGGTGGATGACCTGATAAACAATATGATATTTAAGGGCAAGGTACGTTATTTTGTGCATCGCATGTTTCCTGATATTCAGGACACCTTATTGTTTGATTACACCCCCCAGCAAATGCACTGGTGCCAGGAACACGAAGCGGATATGTGGGCATCGCTGGTTGAATGGAAACATCTTTTTGAAGAAGACAGAATGACGATTCAAAAATATACAGGCGATGCACCATTTACAGCTAATTTTGGGAATAACTCTGCACCCAGAGCCGGTGAGTTTATTGGCTACAAGATTGTGAAAGCGTACATAAAAAACAACAAACACATTTCGCTAAAAGAACTGATGGAAGAAACGGATGGGCGTAAAATACTGGCGGCATCCAAATATCGGCCTTAA
- a CDS encoding bile acid:sodium symporter family protein, giving the protein MLKKIDGFIVGLLCMIALAYWFPAMDDNWSTINLETLTTVGISLIFFFYGLKLSPQSMKQGLLNYKLHLLVQLTTFFLFPLLVICLRPLVHSEDTELLWLALFFMAALPSTVSSSVVMVSIAKGNIPGAIFNASISGLIGIVLTPIWMGVFMGSADAGFDFWESVISLIVKILLPVIAGLSLNKFFGGTARKYRRYLTTFDKSIILLIVYNSFGKSFKANIFDDISLLHLGITAVLIGFTFVIIYGIVYYVAVKLSFSREDRITALFCGSKKSLVHGSVMANVLFKNMASQGIFIIPIMVYHSLQLIAVSFIAQRYARQRPT; this is encoded by the coding sequence ATGCTTAAAAAAATTGATGGCTTTATAGTTGGGCTGCTCTGTATGATTGCATTGGCGTATTGGTTTCCGGCTATGGATGATAATTGGAGCACAATAAACCTTGAAACTCTTACCACTGTGGGTATTTCGCTAATCTTCTTTTTTTATGGTTTAAAGCTCAGTCCTCAAAGTATGAAACAAGGCTTGTTAAACTACAAACTTCATTTATTGGTTCAACTGACTACTTTTTTCCTCTTTCCACTCCTTGTGATCTGTTTACGTCCTCTGGTACACTCCGAAGATACCGAGCTGTTGTGGCTGGCACTGTTTTTTATGGCAGCACTACCCTCAACGGTTTCGTCGTCCGTAGTAATGGTATCCATTGCCAAAGGAAATATACCGGGTGCTATTTTTAATGCCAGTATATCCGGATTGATTGGTATTGTGCTTACCCCCATATGGATGGGTGTTTTTATGGGTTCGGCAGATGCAGGATTTGATTTTTGGGAAAGTGTGATAAGTTTGATAGTGAAGATATTGCTTCCTGTTATAGCAGGTCTTTCCCTTAATAAATTTTTTGGCGGTACAGCCCGAAAATATCGTCGCTATCTCACCACGTTCGATAAGTCTATTATCCTTTTGATCGTGTACAACAGCTTCGGGAAATCTTTTAAAGCAAATATTTTCGACGATATCAGCCTATTACATCTTGGCATTACGGCTGTACTTATCGGTTTTACTTTTGTTATTATTTACGGCATAGTATATTATGTGGCAGTAAAGCTCAGTTTTTCAAGAGAAGACAGGATTACAGCTTTGTTTTGTGGATCAAAAAAATCCTTGGTACATGGTTCGGTCATGGCCAATGTGTTATTTAAAAATATGGCTTCACAGGGTATATTTATCATTCCCATAATGGTGTATCACTCTTTGCAATTAATTGCGGTCAGTTTTATTGCACAAAGGTACGCCAGGCAGCGGCCGACATAA
- a CDS encoding porin family protein → MKKVISTVILTLLIAWTAMAQSRSGRESDYRFAFVLNPQISWLKSDHGAADVNGNLMGYNFGVVMDKFFAKNYAISTGLTINTTGGKLRYNDNNEPIDFTVGGEIVALPPNSTFEYRLKYLEVPFSLKLQTNDFQRASYYGIFGLSGQVNIKTNDGAGKNINDEVRKFNFGYQFGGGMQYSIGGDAYLMFGLTYNQGLSDVTSNKTIDDKANLNRLVFNFGVIF, encoded by the coding sequence ATGAAAAAAGTTATTTCAACAGTTATACTGACATTATTGATTGCATGGACGGCAATGGCCCAATCAAGATCGGGAAGAGAATCGGATTACAGGTTTGCCTTTGTATTAAACCCGCAAATAAGCTGGTTAAAATCGGATCATGGGGCTGCCGATGTAAACGGTAACTTAATGGGCTATAATTTTGGTGTAGTAATGGATAAGTTTTTTGCTAAAAACTACGCCATTTCAACCGGACTAACCATTAATACCACGGGAGGTAAGTTAAGATACAATGATAATAATGAGCCAATTGACTTTACTGTTGGTGGAGAAATTGTAGCACTGCCTCCAAACTCGACCTTTGAATATCGCTTAAAGTACCTGGAAGTGCCTTTTAGTCTGAAGCTGCAGACCAACGATTTTCAACGCGCCAGTTACTACGGTATATTTGGTTTGTCAGGTCAGGTAAATATTAAAACCAACGATGGCGCAGGAAAAAATATAAACGACGAAGTGCGTAAATTTAACTTTGGATATCAGTTTGGTGGTGGTATGCAATATTCTATCGGGGGCGATGCTTATTTAATGTTTGGGCTTACCTATAACCAAGGTCTTAGCGACGTTACAAGTAACAAAACAATTGACGATAAGGCCAACCTGAACAGGTTAGTTTTTAATTTTGGGGTTATTTTTTAG
- a CDS encoding NAD+ synthase, which translates to MKIALAQLNFHVGNFAANTQKIITSIEKAQADLCELIVFSELAVCGYPPLDLLEREAFVQQCLQQIDVIASRCQDITAVVGCPSINDQASGKKLFNSAFVLSAGKIQSVHHKTLLPNYDVFDEYRYFEPNRHFSLVEVNGKKMALTICEDLWDEQPVANSFAKDKLYTNSPMQELKKLNPDFVVNIAASPFSYNQGHIRHQIISQKAIKNKLPFVYVNQVGANTELVFDGSSLVVNSKGQIVNQLNSFKEDIQYCYLQDVEQDNVLTKVQAGKMQLICDALVLGVRDYFSKTGFTKATLGLSGGLDSAVTLVIAEQALGAQNLRVLLLPSKYSSEHSIKDAEELANNLNVAYDILPIGDIVDSYEHTLNPLFKGLKPDLTEENIQARIRGSLLMALSNKFGHILLNTSNKSEAAVGYGTLYGDMNGGLSVLGDVYKTDVFALARYINRKEEIIPVNTIVKPPSAELRPDQKDSDSLPDYEVLDQILFNYIEKNQSQQDIIAAGFDADVVKKAIRMVNLNEYKRFQTAPIIRVSSKAFGMGRRIPLVTKF; encoded by the coding sequence ATGAAGATAGCACTTGCCCAATTAAATTTTCATGTTGGAAACTTTGCAGCGAATACCCAAAAAATAATTACGAGCATTGAAAAAGCCCAAGCAGACCTTTGCGAATTAATCGTGTTTTCGGAACTGGCAGTATGCGGATATCCCCCGCTGGATTTACTGGAGCGAGAGGCCTTTGTGCAGCAGTGTTTACAGCAAATAGATGTAATTGCTTCCAGGTGCCAGGATATTACTGCTGTTGTGGGGTGTCCGAGCATCAATGACCAAGCCAGTGGTAAAAAGCTTTTTAACTCAGCTTTTGTGCTAAGTGCAGGTAAAATTCAATCGGTACATCATAAAACTTTACTCCCTAATTACGATGTTTTCGACGAGTACCGCTACTTTGAACCCAACAGGCATTTTAGTTTGGTTGAAGTTAATGGAAAAAAAATGGCTCTTACCATTTGCGAGGATTTATGGGATGAGCAACCAGTGGCTAACTCATTTGCCAAAGATAAGTTGTACACCAACTCTCCTATGCAGGAGTTAAAAAAGCTCAATCCGGATTTTGTGGTCAATATAGCGGCTTCTCCTTTTTCCTATAATCAGGGTCACATCAGGCATCAGATAATCAGTCAAAAGGCTATTAAAAATAAGCTTCCATTTGTATATGTTAATCAGGTCGGGGCCAACACCGAGCTGGTTTTCGATGGAAGCTCGTTGGTAGTAAATAGCAAGGGTCAGATTGTAAATCAGCTTAATTCCTTTAAGGAGGACATTCAATATTGCTACCTTCAGGATGTTGAGCAAGATAATGTTTTAACCAAAGTGCAAGCCGGCAAGATGCAGTTAATATGCGATGCCTTAGTGCTGGGGGTGAGGGATTATTTTAGTAAGACAGGATTTACTAAAGCCACGCTTGGTCTTTCCGGGGGGCTCGATTCGGCAGTTACCCTTGTTATTGCGGAGCAAGCTTTGGGAGCGCAAAACCTCCGGGTTCTGTTGTTGCCATCGAAGTACTCATCGGAGCACTCTATTAAAGATGCCGAAGAGTTGGCAAACAACCTGAATGTGGCGTACGATATACTGCCCATTGGGGATATAGTAGATAGTTATGAACATACCCTGAATCCCTTGTTTAAAGGACTTAAACCCGATCTGACGGAAGAAAATATACAAGCCAGGATAAGGGGTAGTTTGCTGATGGCACTCTCAAATAAGTTTGGCCATATTTTGCTCAATACTTCCAACAAGAGTGAGGCTGCTGTAGGGTATGGTACTCTTTACGGCGATATGAATGGCGGATTGTCTGTATTGGGAGACGTGTATAAAACCGATGTTTTTGCCTTGGCACGTTATATTAATCGAAAGGAGGAAATTATACCGGTAAACACTATTGTAAAACCACCTTCGGCTGAGTTACGCCCCGATCAAAAGGATAGTGACTCCTTGCCGGATTATGAAGTGCTGGATCAAATACTGTTTAATTATATCGAAAAAAACCAATCGCAGCAAGATATTATAGCCGCAGGATTTGATGCGGATGTAGTTAAAAAAGCGATCCGAATGGTAAATCTAAACGAATACAAACGCTTTCAAACGGCACCCATTATTCGTGTTTCATCAAAAGCTTTTGGTATGGGACGCAGAATCCCCTTGGTAACTAAGTTTTAG
- a CDS encoding Crp/Fnr family transcriptional regulator, translated as MLRRTDIKEPSIKDISQLYDVLTNEEKEKVLKNHKAIHYKKNDVIYHEGEVPDGLLCLGSGKVKVYKIGFGGRDQIVRMANPPGFIGYRAFFAEGPHVASAVVIEPCTIFYIPKALVFELLENNHKFSLNIIRSLAQELGFSRYRTVTLTQKHIRGRLAESLLVLKDIYGFEEDGITLNVFLSREDLANFSNMTTSNAIRTLSTFVNEEVIHVDGRIIRILNIEKLEKISKLG; from the coding sequence ATGCTACGAAGAACCGATATAAAAGAACCCAGCATTAAAGACATATCCCAGCTTTATGATGTTTTGACCAATGAAGAAAAGGAAAAGGTATTAAAAAATCATAAGGCCATACATTATAAAAAAAACGATGTTATTTATCATGAGGGTGAGGTGCCCGATGGCTTGTTATGCCTGGGGTCAGGAAAAGTAAAGGTTTATAAAATAGGTTTTGGAGGGCGCGATCAGATTGTACGTATGGCTAATCCCCCCGGATTTATAGGTTATCGGGCTTTTTTTGCCGAGGGGCCACATGTGGCTTCGGCGGTGGTGATTGAACCGTGTACTATTTTTTATATTCCTAAAGCATTGGTTTTTGAGTTGCTCGAAAATAACCACAAATTCAGTTTAAATATTATCCGATCGCTGGCGCAAGAGCTCGGTTTTTCGCGCTACCGAACAGTTACCTTAACACAAAAGCATATTCGTGGCAGACTGGCCGAAAGTCTTCTGGTGTTAAAAGATATTTATGGCTTTGAAGAGGACGGCATCACATTAAATGTTTTTCTATCGCGCGAAGACCTGGCGAATTTCTCCAATATGACTACCTCTAATGCAATACGTACCTTATCTACCTTTGTAAATGAAGAGGTAATACATGTTGATGGAAGGATTATTCGGATCTTAAACATCGAAAAGCTGGAGAAGATATCGAAGCTGGGATAG
- a CDS encoding bifunctional UDP-N-acetylmuramoyl-tripeptide:D-alanyl-D-alanine ligase/alanine racemase, whose amino-acid sequence MTEYLFSEVSQWIPCKAVINQNISFTHLITDSRSVSNPAKALFIAIAGQNHNGHNYISSLYQQGVRCFMVDEDFAIPPQLNEANYLVVPNTLLAFQQMVAQKRSFYTCPVIGITGSNGKTIVKEWIAQLIGKSKVTVRSPRSYNSQIGVPLSVWQLNQDTELGIFEAGISQKEEMEKIAPVISPTIGMITNIGAAHQENFLSEHEKLQEKIKLFEQSKYIVYCSDCITIDRAIKKTYPNKQLFTWGVNASASVQVIRKNTLGNQCHLHLKYRGDEFEIVLPFADEVAFENAMHSIALMLLLGYTAGYITRAVKKLVPVAMRMELKEGINNCMVINDSYNSDLLSLSLSLDFLVQQSEHSNHKRTLILSDIYQSGMDDINLCTQINRLLKQKGISKLIGVGKVLQSHASLFDMDAIFYASTDDLLSALVPGKFKNEAILIKGSRNFEFEKVSSVLEMKHHQTSLEINLNALVDNLNFYRAKLQPHTKLLAMVKAFSYGSGSFEIAKVLQHQKIDYLGVAFADEGVELRKAGISLPIVVMNPEIKSFQLMLQHQLEPEIYSCKELHQFVAVLKSEAISDYPVHLKIDTGMNRLGFVPSQVDELISLLNQMPQVHVKSVFSHLVGSDNMQFDDFTHEQIVAFTHTTDKIEQGLGYPFIRHILNSSGILRFPQAQFDMVRLGIGMYGIGDTALHKLKCVTRFKSYISQIRQVKAYQTIGYNRKGQLNYDADIAVVPVGYADGLNRKLGNGVGAMLVNGHSAPIVGNICMDMCMLDVTGIKANEGDEVEIFGPKLPVTQLARILDTIPYEIFTSISRRVKRVYFYE is encoded by the coding sequence ATGACAGAATATCTTTTTAGCGAGGTGAGCCAATGGATACCATGCAAGGCGGTTATCAATCAAAACATAAGCTTTACGCATTTGATAACCGACAGTCGTTCGGTAAGCAATCCGGCAAAGGCATTGTTTATTGCCATTGCAGGACAAAACCATAATGGTCATAATTATATCTCTTCGCTATATCAGCAGGGCGTACGATGTTTTATGGTAGACGAGGACTTTGCTATACCCCCCCAATTAAATGAAGCCAATTACCTGGTGGTACCCAATACCCTGTTGGCTTTTCAGCAGATGGTAGCCCAAAAGCGCAGTTTTTACACCTGCCCCGTAATTGGCATTACCGGGAGCAACGGTAAAACGATAGTAAAAGAATGGATAGCCCAGCTGATAGGCAAAAGCAAAGTTACGGTTCGCTCACCCAGGAGTTACAACAGTCAAATTGGGGTTCCTTTGTCGGTATGGCAACTCAACCAAGATACCGAGCTGGGGATATTTGAAGCAGGCATTTCGCAAAAAGAAGAAATGGAAAAGATAGCTCCGGTTATTTCACCTACCATAGGGATGATCACCAATATTGGAGCTGCCCATCAAGAGAATTTTTTATCGGAGCATGAAAAGCTTCAAGAGAAAATAAAGCTCTTTGAGCAAAGCAAATACATTGTATATTGTTCCGATTGTATTACTATCGATAGGGCGATAAAAAAAACGTATCCAAACAAGCAACTTTTCACCTGGGGTGTAAACGCCAGTGCCAGTGTGCAGGTAATTCGGAAAAACACACTAGGCAATCAATGCCACCTGCATCTAAAATACCGGGGTGATGAATTTGAGATAGTGCTGCCTTTTGCCGATGAGGTTGCCTTTGAAAATGCCATGCATTCGATTGCACTTATGTTGTTATTGGGCTATACGGCAGGCTACATTACCCGGGCAGTAAAAAAACTGGTACCGGTGGCCATGCGCATGGAACTGAAAGAAGGCATTAACAATTGCATGGTCATCAACGATTCGTATAACTCCGACTTGTTGTCCCTTTCCTTATCACTCGATTTCCTGGTGCAGCAGAGCGAACACAGCAACCACAAGCGTACTTTAATTCTTTCAGACATATATCAAAGTGGCATGGATGATATTAACCTGTGTACGCAAATTAACCGTTTATTAAAACAAAAAGGGATTTCTAAATTGATAGGAGTTGGCAAGGTGTTGCAATCACATGCCTCGCTATTTGATATGGATGCGATTTTTTACGCATCTACGGATGACCTGCTTAGCGCCTTAGTACCCGGCAAGTTTAAAAATGAAGCCATATTGATAAAGGGCTCGAGAAATTTTGAGTTCGAAAAGGTGTCGTCCGTTTTGGAGATGAAACACCATCAAACCAGTCTGGAGATTAACCTTAATGCATTAGTTGACAATTTGAATTTCTACCGCGCTAAGCTCCAGCCGCATACCAAACTACTGGCTATGGTAAAGGCTTTCAGCTACGGTAGTGGTTCGTTTGAGATTGCCAAGGTGCTGCAACATCAGAAGATAGATTACCTTGGTGTGGCTTTTGCCGATGAAGGCGTAGAGTTGCGGAAAGCCGGCATTTCGTTGCCTATTGTTGTTATGAACCCCGAAATAAAAAGTTTCCAACTGATGCTACAACATCAGCTCGAACCGGAAATATACAGCTGCAAAGAGCTCCATCAATTTGTAGCGGTACTAAAATCAGAAGCCATAAGCGATTATCCTGTTCATCTAAAAATAGACACCGGAATGAACCGCCTGGGCTTTGTGCCCTCACAGGTGGATGAGTTAATAAGCCTTTTGAACCAAATGCCTCAAGTGCATGTTAAATCTGTTTTTTCTCATCTGGTTGGCAGCGACAACATGCAGTTTGATGATTTCACCCATGAACAGATTGTGGCTTTTACCCATACTACCGATAAAATAGAACAAGGGTTGGGATATCCATTTATCAGGCACATTTTAAATTCATCGGGCATACTGCGCTTCCCACAAGCACAATTTGATATGGTTCGCCTGGGCATTGGCATGTACGGCATCGGCGATACAGCGTTGCATAAACTAAAGTGTGTAACCCGTTTCAAATCGTATATTTCGCAAATAAGGCAGGTTAAGGCCTACCAAACAATAGGCTACAACCGAAAGGGGCAGTTAAATTACGATGCCGATATTGCCGTGGTACCGGTTGGTTATGCCGATGGCCTCAACCGAAAACTGGGCAACGGCGTGGGAGCGATGTTGGTAAATGGTCACTCGGCTCCCATTGTAGGCAATATTTGCATGGATATGTGTATGTTAGATGTAACCGGAATTAAAGCCAACGAGGGCGATGAAGTAGAAATTTTTGGACCTAAACTTCCGGTTACACAACTGGCGCGCATCCTAGACACCATCCCATACGAAATATTCACCAGCATCAGCCGCCGTGTTAAAAGGGTGTATTTTTACGAGTGA